Part of the Sorghum bicolor cultivar BTx623 chromosome 1, Sorghum_bicolor_NCBIv3, whole genome shotgun sequence genome, catcatggtagatctgAAAAAAGGAGCAATAATACATGCCATCGGCAACCCTAGTAGTTTAAATTAAGGTCACTGCTGTCAGCCATCGTATGATTTTGATCCAGTAGCAGCTAATAGTTTGTAGCTAATACTATTAGCTAAGCTAACACCTGTACGTATTAGTTAAATGTTGTTTAGATCCACTAGCTAAAAGGTGGGTGCACTGGTGGTTTTGTGTGTCTCTTCTATTTGCTATTGGTAGATGGAAGCACAAAAGTGTCTATTTACAATCTATTAGCTGAGTTAGGATAGCTAGTGAAATACTCCTTCTGATCATGAAAACTTCAATTCTTAGAATCCGTACCGGTTAAACCTTTTAAAGTTTGATTAACTTTATgtaaaagagcatcaatatctatgatataaaataagtatattataaaaatatattctatgataaatctaatggtactaATTTGGTACCACAAATTTtagctttttttttctaaaaattcagctaaaatttaaaaagtttgacttatgaCAACTCTAGGAATTGAAGGATAGAGGAAGTAGTTATTAGCAAAGCACTGACCATTAGTTGGATCCGTTTAGATCTACCCTAACTAATTTTCGGCAGCTGGATGGATCCAAACAGGACATAATATAAGTATCTAACAGTTGCTAAGTGCTAATGAAGGGCGTGACGCATCGGTCTGACAAGCATTCAGCTCAGCATTCTACGAAGAAGTAGCGGCCACGAAATGCTAGGAGAAGATTGCCCACACTAAAAAACTGGGACAGGACAACAAAGGTGAAGTGCAGTTACACCAAATAGATTGGGGTCCAAGGACCTTTGAAAAATGAAAAGTCGAGGCACAGACTGGATGTCCCATATAAACGGCATACAAGACTGGCTTGATATGCTCATTTCGCGTAAGAGAACAGTATCTGTTTTTGAAAAATATACAGCCATTAAaattgcatccaaaatagtatTTTCCCTCGGTTAAACTGGGACAGAAGGAGAATGATTCTTGGGCAGATTCTGCAAACAAAAAATTAGCCAAGGGAACGTAAAATTTCCCAACGAAGGCACCAGTCATACAACAGTATAACCTTCTGAATTTATCACACCGAATGAGAAAATGAGCTTCAAGTGCtcaatttttttccttttccttttttgggGTTACAGATGCATGCACATTCCCTAGTCCGTACCACACAACTAGACTGTGAAGCCCAAGGCTAACTCTATGACCTCATGGAGCACAAGCTCATGCCACTAAAAACAATCTATTGCGCCTCAAATTGGACAACCAGAATTTGAACCTTTGTCGGTGGAGTAGCTATACTCCCACAACTTCACAACCAAATAAAGAGGTGTCTCAGAACAGGGAAAGAGTCAAAGTGCACCAGATCTCATACTAATCGAGTAAATTTTAGGAGGCTTATATAAGAAGTCTAAATACACTTGTAACGGCCAAGAGTAACTAGATTAGTCATCCATCTTGTCCAAATCGCAGTTTGATAATGTGCAATGTGGGATGCTTATAAGCAGTAAAAGTCCCATACAGAATTCAATCAATTGCCTAGCTCTGATACTAGACTTTTTGTAATCCTTCAGAAGgtaaacaataagaacaaaccaatttgggataagatCAGGAAGTCAACCCTAAGAAAAGCAATCATTTCATTTGTTCCATCACAAGCTAAGAAGCATACACAGGATCACATAAGCAGGAACAGAGAACCAGGATTGGTACTACGCAGAAAACAATATGAAGTACTTAAAATAAAGCATCACAATAGTACCAGAAAATCAATAGTCTTCTCTGAGGAGAACTGAGAGTCGCTTGGCGCTGATATAGTTCTAGATGCCCATAATACCTTAGCCCTTAAACTGCCACTCTCTACGGCACATGGGGCAAAGGGGTGTGGATGTTTGAGAATTGACCCACTTCAGTATGCAATGAAGATGATAAGCATGGTTGCAGGCACCCCAAATGAGTGGGCAATCGTCACCAGGGAACTTACAGTCAGGGCAACAGCCATCAAAAGCCATCCTGCATATGCCACATGTCTCATCCTGTGCATCCCACGTCCAAGAAGCCACTGCATGCCACTGAAGAATCTTGACCTTCATAGTGTTACCTGGCATGCAACAATATATGCATGAGGGTTGTTATACTCACTGCACTGTCATATGCCGAATCCATCGAAAAGTAATGTATGGACAGTTTGAATTAGTATGATAGTATCCACTATGCAGCAAAGAAATCCTCAACCAACTGATGGAGAAAGAGATATTTGGACTTTAATATATTATTGTTCAGAGTGACTCTTAACAGGAGAAAAAAAGAAACCATAGTAAATACGGTTTCACCAAAATACAACCCCAAAATCCAGAGAGGTCTCAGTCCTCACAGCAATGCCAGTGCCAGTAGAGAGGAGAGAGTAGGACGTGAACTAGTGATGGAAAAGTTCCTTCAGGGTTGCTGGATGCTACATAAGAAACAATGCCCCGGAACTGGATCAACAGGATTACTAACTACATGAGAGAAATTTAAATAAACTGTAGCTAAACCAGTATCACCAACGCAACCAACATTAGACTGAAATAGACCAACAAGTCAGGAAAATGGCATTACCAATCTGTAACTCTCTTCAGTTACATTACAAGGAATCAGCAACTGAGAGAAGAGACAAATGCACAGACGGCTTCCACCAGCACAGAAGGGGTTTAGGGGCGTCCACCAGCACAGCGAAAGGCAGAGAAGGGGAGCCGACCAATGAGGAAGAGGCACTGGAGCAGACGGCGTGATCCGAGAGGTCATGAAAGTCGGTGGCGTGAGATGTGGGATCAGCGGCTGGTATAAGAATCCGTCCTCGCTGGCTTGCAGGGAGGGGATTGCGCTATTGGGCTGAAGCTCGTTATTCCTGGTAAGTGGCAATACTGGACCAATTCAGTGCTTGAGCCCCCAGCTCGAAGCCTACATTGCTCTTAGGGCCATGTAGATGTCCTTAAGACAAAACGTTGGCATTTCTCCACAGAAGTTCTGCTTCCTCGCTGAGTCCGACAACACACACAGTGGCAGACCTAGAATTCCATCAAGACTAGGCCTCTACCTAGCAGGGTCCCATTAATATTATACACAGAATTAACTAAGACAAAGATAAAATTTCTGGTTGATATGATGATTAaactaaaattgctaaaaacatAGTAAGGTAAACATGATGAGATGAATATCTAGTGTCTAGAGAGGTGGTGTATTCGCATCTTCCACGTTTGAAACTGAGAAAGAAAAAATAATCCGCTGGTATTCCTTCAGACCAGTTACCAGATAACCAGAAGAGCAGGGAGGGAGAGCACTCAGCACTTCAGCAGGGGCCGGACAGCCGGAGGCAGGATCCCGCAGCCCGGGATGGCCGAACGGAGCCTCGGAGTCGGTCAGTCGGAGGTCGGCCGGCAGCCGGCGCGGTGGcctgcgctgctgctgctgcgcggagcCGCGGAGGCCGGAGGCCGGCCGGCGCGGTGCCTGCACGGAGCCGCGGAAGGCGGCTGGCAGCCTGCGCGGCCGCGGGCTGGGGGCTCTGGGCGGCTGGCGGCGCGGCCGCGTAGGCCGTTCGTGTCGAAGGATTCGAGTAGTCGACGGTCGGAGTCGGACGCGCTCTCTGCTGACGGGGTGAGAGACGGGCAGAAGGATCCCCAATCTTTGGCATTGGGCCTTGAGTTATGGGCCTAAAAAATACATGGGGTATTAAGAGTAATTGGGCCAACTACTAGGGCCTGGGCCCTAGGGGCCATAGGCGCAGGTCTGCCCTGAGCGGTCCACCGCGCTGTTCAGATGCTCTTAAATTTTCAATAGTTTACAAGTATAtcaatcttgcggtacatacataaaatattaaataaaaataaaaaataattatttttacagtttatctgtcatttgcgagacgaatcttttgagtctagtaatttaaaaaaataaaatggatCTCCACAGGCCCTAAAAATAAGGACGATCTCCTCACTCCAACCAAACTGCGGACCGTGATGTCCTTTATAGTCTCCAAACCAAACACAACTAAGTTCTCTTCAAAACGATTTTTTTAAAGAAGTTCTCTTCAAAACGTAGTAATTTCATATTGTACAGTGATTCActggaaataaaaaaatattgccGTGTTCCAAAGAGGGGCCTTTAGTCGCATTGCAGTGCCTCCTGAAGTGTATCAGGTCCGTAACAAAAACACGTGCGCCATTGTGCCATTTTTGGAGCCCAGTAGCCGGACCTGGGACGTGTTCAGTtcctcaaatgaaaaattttGTGTAGCACTTTTTTTGCTTGTGATAATTATTATAACAGTACACGTTACACGGCGCGTTAGCTTTGAACCAGGCGTGACAGAACCATATGATCTAGATCTACCGGTCTTCACAAATCGCCAACAGTTCGCGCGCGGCAAAACACTCTCCCTGTTCCAGAAAAGATATCGTCAACAGTTCGTGACAGAATCATATAATTTCCTTGTTCCGCAAAAACTAGGACCCTTCTTCTGTCTGAAGGTGAAGACTGAGGATGAGGACGGTATCGGTAACCTGCGGTGTACACGGTGACGTATCTCCGGCTGGGTTCTGGCCTGGTTTCCAGCAGGCAGCATCACGGCATCGAACGACCGCTCGAGAGAAACTCGGCTCCAGGTCCCCGCGGACAGCTCAAGCCCGACGTGCGCAGACTGGACGCCGAATTCGCGCCGGCTCATCATGCACCGACCCGCGCCGCCGCAACACCTGCCTGGAAACCATGTGGGTGCGGCAGGTGGAATTCAGGCCATCAGGGTCGTTTCACACGGTTCTCTCGGCAGGTACACTGCTGGATTAGGGCACTCACGACTCTATCATAAAGTCTATCATAaagtctaaaattatttattacctcgaataatgtgaactttgagtctaaataagacttagagcaagtattatggtgggctgtaagctggctaaatgctgatgtggaggagaggaggaaggagagagagaagcaggctgtaaggttacagccagcttagacacaaaaaccaagaaactttgtgagagagataagtgagccatgtattaatagtgaatagctaactattgtatgagtGGGCTGCAAGAAGGCTGTAAGGAACCTTACAGCCAACAAGTggactgtattattaaacttgctcttagagtcttattttttctacctctttcttcaataaatatgctgccacatcagcaaaatactataaataatatgtaaataagtgtcttggactatgtgatagagtcttgcattgtgagtgcccttagggcactcacaatgcagactctatcatagagtctaaagttatttattacctcgaacaatgtggacttggagtctaaataagacttggagtcttattttttctatctcttttttcaataaatatgctgccacatcagcaaaatatcataaataatatgtaattaagtgtcttgaactctgtgatagagtcttgcattgtgagtgcccttatacaGCACATGGATTAGTTAGCTGGACTGGACCAGTTTAAAAACTTCAAACAAGATGTGAAACGCGCAGGTAACATGACCAGGTCACCTTTGGGAGTTCAGAGACACACAGTGGCAGAAGAAGAGCACTTTATCGAAGAATCTGTAAACATGGCAAGATCACCCCCACCCAGAGCTTATGGTTGAAATCAGACACCATTTGGAGGGGTTTTTTTCCATTCAGAACACGGAAAAGAAAGTCAGGCTGAGCTGAGGTGCAAAATGTTTCTTACCCTCCCATGATTCAGGTGATCATGTCCCTATCATAGAGCGCTGAAATAAAAGTTTAGAACTTTCCTCATCGGAATAAATGCATGGAAGACCGGCTACGCACAATTGGCAAGATCTGCTGATGATGAAGAAACGAAGCAAATGCAGTATCATGCtggtttgtaatttttttttcctgACCAGCGACCAAATTGCACATGAGCACAAGAGGAGAAGTATTAGAAAAGTATTATCATGcgaagaaattttcttttccgAGATTCAATTCTTCTTCAAACATGTTTGGACAAAATTAGGGGTAATTAGCAGGCAGCGACAAGCAAGCTCAGAAGAGCCACTAGTTCTTTTCCTATAACCAGAGGGGGGCCACAAGTTCTCTACACAATCTCAGAACAATTTCTCTTCCACATTTTGGGAGCGAATTAGCGAGTACATCCGAGAACCATTCGTCGCGCGTTGTAGCTCCACCTTCCACCATCCCAATAGGATAGAATTTCACCGAGATACCGGgttctgaaaaaaaaatatgggGGAAATGGAAATTAGAGGCGAATTGACATCATAGATGATCACTTCAATCACATGAACAAGCTAGTGCTATCTTGCTGCTTAAAAGGTGAGCCAAAAGGATGACAACATGTGTTGAGGAGCTTGTATTGCTAGAGATCTGCCCCATGTACTTGTGACTTCCCTAACCATTTCAGGAAGGAACGATGTATGATGAGAGGCACAAGGACAATGCCAATCAATCGTACCAATAGTCCATACAAACAGTAACATGAAGATTAAAAGCTCCTGAACTTGCT contains:
- the LOC8081092 gene encoding anaphase-promoting complex subunit 11, with the protein product MKVKILQWHAVASWTWDAQDETCGICRMAFDGCCPDCKFPGDDCPLIWGACNHAYHLHCILKWVNSQTSTPLCPMCRREWQFKG